The sequence below is a genomic window from Micromonospora aurantiaca ATCC 27029.
CCTGCCCGGGCCAGAGCACCAGCGCCGCGATCACTGTGAGCGCGAACAGCGGCACCACCACGGCGACGAGCAGCCGTCGTACGCCCGGCGGCGCGGCGGGTGCGGGGCGGGTGTGGTCGGCACCCATGGCGTCTCTCCCAACGGTCGCGGCGACGCCTGGTCCGCCGGACCGGTCTGGTCACCCGGCCGGCGCGGACGTGTCGACCACGTCCGGGTCGTCGCCCGGCCATGGTAGACAGCCCGGCCGGCCGCTCCCGGGCGGCGCGACCGGTGACGCGCCCCGCTCGGGTCAGGCCAGGCCCGCCCGGCGCCGCCGGTACTCGTCCTCGTCGATCTCGCCGCGGGCGTACCGCTCGTCCAGGATGCGCCGGGCCGTCGTCGGGCCCAGATACTGCGGGCCGGTCCACCGCACGGCCGCCCAGACGAGCCCCGCCAGCACCCCGAGCACCAGCAGGGACCAGATCCACATCCAGCCCATCATCGGGCTCTGCCACATCATCGGGCCGCCCTCCGTCCGTCGCCGCGGGTCCGCCGGTCCGGCCTGCCCGCCACTTCGACGGTACGTCCGCCCGGGCGCGTCGGCACGGGTCGATGTGCCCTGGTCCTGAGGGCCGGAGGTCCCCGCTCAGCCGCGCTTCATCAGGCGCCCGACGGCGGCCATCATCTCGGTCGCCATCTCGTCGGCCCGGCCCTCGGCGGCGCCCTCGTGCATGCAGTGCCGGGCGTGGCCGTCGAGCAGGCCCAGGCCGACCTTGTCCAGCGCCGCCTGGATGGCCGAGATCTGGGTCAGCACGTCGATGCAGTAACGGTCGTCCTCGACCATCTTCTCGATGCCACGGACCTGGCCCTCGATCCGGCGGAGCCGGGCGAGGAGTTGGTCCTTGCTGGCGGTGTAGCCCCGGGTCGGGCTGGACGGCGCGGTCATGAAACCGAGGATAGCGTACCCCTCGGGGGTATGCTAACGTTCGGGACGTACCCCTGGGGGGTATCAGATCGGAGGGCGAGATGGAGACCACCTACCAGGTGAACGGCATGACCTGCGGGCACTGCGTCAACTCGGTGAGCACCGAGCTGAGCGCACTTCCGGGCGTCACCGACGTCCAGGTCGACCTGGCCGGCGGCCGGGTCACCGTCACCAGTCAGAACCCGCTGGACGTGGACACGGTCCGCGCGGCGGTCGACGAGGCCGGTTACGACCTCGTCGGTGTGTGACGGGTCCGGCGGACCCGCGACAACCGAGGAGACACCATGAACACGGCGACGAAGCTCAGCGGCTTCGCGCTCGGCCTCGTGGCGGTGTTCGGCGCGGCGTACGGGATCGGCAACCTGACCGATCCCGTCGCCCCGGCCGCCGAGACCCGACACGACGACACCGACAGCGACCACGGGGCCGGCGACACCGGCCACGGTGACGAGAGCCAGGCGGGCGGCGCCTCCGCGCACCTGCCCGGCGGGCTGCTCGTCTCCGAGCGCGGCTACACGTTCCAGCCCGCCGGCGCCCCGGCCGGGCAGTTCGCCTTCCGGATCACCGGCCCGGACGGCGCGCCGGTCACCCGCTTCGAGGTGGCCCACGACAAGCGCATGCACCTGATCGTCGCCCGCCGGGACCTCTCCGGGTTCCGGCACGTCCATCCGGAGATGACCGGCGACGGCACCTGGCGGGTCGCCTCACCGCTCGGCGGCCCCGGCGTCTGGCGGGCGTTCGCCGACTTCACCCCCGAAGGCGGCGAGCCGCTGACCCTCGGCCTGGACGTCACGGTCCCCGGCGAGCTGACCGCCCGGCCGCTGCCGGCACCGGCGACCAGCACCACCGTCGACGGCTACACGGTCACCCTGACCGGCACGCCGGAGCCGGGCCGCACCAGCCGGCTCACGCTCTCCGTCAGCCGTGACGGGCGGCCGGTCACCGACCTCGCGCCCTACCTCGGCGCGTACGGGCACCTGGTGGCGCTGCGGCAGGGCGACCTGGCGTACCTGCACGTGCACCCGGAGGGCACGCCCGGCGACGGGCGCACACCGGCCGGGCCGGCGATCACGTTCGCCGCCGAGGTGCCCTCGGCCGGGGCGTACCGTCTCTACCTGGACTTCCGGCACGGCGACGCGGTGCACACCGCCGAGTTCACCGTCCTGGCCGGCGACCAGACCGCGCCGGTGCCCACCGCGCCGGCACCCACCACCGCACCGACCCCGGACGCCGGACACGGCACCCCGGGTCACGGGCACAGTTGAGCGCCGGAGGTGCCGCGATGACTGCCACGGGAAAGGCGCTGCCCACCGCGCCGAACCTGATCGAACTGGCGATCGGCGGGATGACCTGCGCGTCCTGCGCCGCCCGGATCGAGAAGAAGCTCAACCGGATGGACGGCGTCGAGGCGACGGTGAACTACGCCACCGAGAAGGCCACCGTCCGGTACGCCGACGACATCGCGCCGGCCGACCTGATCGCCACCGTCGAGAAGACCGGCTACACCGCTGTGGTGCCGCCGCCGCCCGAGCAGGCGGAGGCGGCAGCGGCCGGGGAGCCGGTGGACGAGCTGCGCACCGCGCGTACCCGGCTCTGGGTCTCCGCCGTGCTCACCTTGCCGGTGATCGTGCTCGCCATGGTTCCGGCCTGGCAGTTCGACTACTGGCAGTGGGCCTCGCTCACCCTGGCCGCCCCGGTGGTGGTCTGGGGCGGGCTGCCGTTCCACCGCGCCGCGCTGATCAACCTGCGGCACGGCGCGGCGACCATGGACACGCTCGTCTCGCTCGGCACGCTGGCCGCGTTCGGCTGGTCGCTCTGGGCGCTGTTCCTCGGCGACGCCGGCATGCCCGGGATGAAGCACCCGTTCAGCCTCGACATCACCCGCGGCGACGGTGCCGGCAACATCTACCTGGAGGCCGCCGCCGGGGTGACCGTGTTCATCCTGGCCGGGCGGTACTTCGAGGCGCGCTCCAAGCGCACCGCCGGGTCGGCGCTGCGCGCCCTGCTCGAACTCGGCGCCAAGGACGTGGCGGTGCTGCGCGACGGGCAGGAGACCCGGATCCCGGTCGGCCGGCTCGCGGTCGGGGACCGGTTCGTGGTCCGGCCCGGCGAGAAGATCGCCACGGACGGTGTGGTCGAGGAGGGCACGTCCGCAGTCGACGCCAGCATGCTCACCGGCGAGTCGGTGCCGGTCGAGGTGGGCCAGGGCGACGCCGTGGTCGGCGCCACGGTGAACGCGGGCGGCCGCCTGGTGGTCCGCGCCACCCGGGTCGGCGGGGACACCCAGCTCGCCCAGATGGCGCGACTCGTGGAGCAGGCACAGACCGGCAAGGCGGCGGTGCAGCGGCTCGCCGACCGGATCTCCGGCGTCTTCGTGCCGATCGTGATCGCGCTGGCCGCCGGCACGCTCGGCTGGTGGCTCGGCACCGGCTCCGGGCCGACCGCCGCGTTCACCGCCGCGGTGGCCGTCCTGATCATCGCCTGCCCGTGCGCGCTCGGCCTGGCCACCCCGACCGCGCTGCTCGTCGGCACCGGGCGGGGCGCGCAGCTCGGCGTGCTGATCAAGGGGCCGGAGGTGCTGGAGTCCACCCGCCGGGTCGACACAGTGGTGCTGGACAAGACCGGTACCGTCACCACCGGCCGGATGGCGCTGGCCGAGGTGCTGCCCGCCGACGGCGAGGACGCCGACGAACTGCTCCGGGTGGCCGGTGCGCTGGAGGCCGCCTCCGAGCACCCGATCGCGCGGGCCGTCGCCGAAGCCGCGGCCGAGGCCGGACCGCTGCCTCCGGTCGGCGAGTTCGCCAACGCCGAAGGGCTGGGCGTGACCGGCACCGTCGACGGCCGGACCGTGGTGGTCGGCCGGGCCCGGCTGCTGCGGGAGCGGGGTCTCGACGTACCCGAGGAGGTCGAGCGGGCCGCGACCGGCGCGGAGGCCGCCGGGCGGACGGCGATCCTGGCCGGCTGGGACGGGCGGGCCCGGGGCGTGCTCGCGGTGGCCGACGCGGTGAAGCCGACCAGCCGGGCTGCTGTCGCGCGGCTGCGTGAGCTGGGCCTGAAGCCGGTGCTGCTCACCGGCGACAACACCACTGTGGCGAAGGCGGTGGCGGCCGAGGTCGGCATCGACGAGGTGATCGCGGAGGTGCTGCCCGCCGACAAGGTCGACGTGGTCGAGCGGCTCCAGCGGGAGGGCCGCGTGGTCGCCATGGTCGGCGACGGGGTGAACGACGCCGCCGCGCTGGCCCGGGCCGATCTCGGGCTGGCCATGGGCACCGGCACGGACGCGGCCATCGAGGCGGCCGACCTGACGCTGGTCCGGGGCGACCTGATGGCCGCCGCGGACGCCATCCGGCTCTCCCGGCGGACGCTGGCGATCATCAAGGGCAACCTGTTCTGGGCGTTCGCCTACAACGTCGCGGCGCTGCCGCTGGCGGCGGCCGGACTGCTCAACCCGATGCTCGCCGGGGCGGCCATGGCGTTCTCGTCGGTGTTCGTGGTGGGCAACAGCCTGCGGCTGCGGAGCTTCCGCCCGATCGGGTGAGGGGATTGAGCCGACGGCCGACGGGGTAACCAGTTGTCGTCAGGCAACCGCATCAGTGGAGGTCATCATGGGTCTGGACGACAAGATCGACAACGCTTCCCAGGACACCGCGGGCAAGGTCAAGGAGGGCGTCGGCCGGGCGACCGACAACGAGCGCCTCGAGGCCGAGGGCCGCAACGACCAGGCGGGCGCCAAGCTCAAGCAGGCCGGCGAGAAGATCAAGGACGCCTTCAAGAGCTGAGTACGCGACGCACACACGCCACCGGGTCGGCCCACGGGCCGGCCCGGAGTGCTGTGTACGGACGGTGACGATCCCGAGTGGCGGATGCCACCGTCCACATCGATCCGGCGGGACCACCGGGATCGGCTCCGGTGCATAGGATGCGAGGCGACCTCGAATGCGGAGGAGCTCCTCGATGGCCGATCCCGCCGACCCGTCCGGCTTCGGCCGGGTGCTGTCCGAAACCATGGCCGCGCTCCAGCGGCAGACCGATGCGGGCGAGCAGGTGGCACCGCCGGAAGGCGTCGGTGAGGCCGCAGACGGCCTGATCCGGGTCACCGCCGGCCCACCCGGACAGGTCACCGGGCTGACGCTCGACCCCCGTGTGATGCGGATGGCCAGCGAGGCCCTCGCCGAGGAGATCGAAGCTGCGGTCAACGCCGCGCTCGCCGACCTGCGGGAGCAGGCCGCCACCGCCCCCGGCGAGGTCGACCTGGGCTCGCTCGGTGAGCAACTGCGCCGCATCCAGGCCGACGCGGGGCGCCAGTTCAGCATGTTCACCGACGCTCTGATGCAGGCCCAGGACCGGCTCGCCCGCCAGGACGGGCGCTGATGCCGGTCGAGGTCGATCCGGAGCGGCTGGGTGCCTCCGGGGCGGCGCTGGACGGCGTCGCCACCCGGTTCGGTGCGGCGTTGACCGCCTTCCGGGCCGAGCTGGCCGGCTTCGGCCGTCCCTGGGGGGCCGACGACATCGGCTCACTGATCGGCGCCGCCCACGACGAGGTCTCCGCGTTCGCGTTCGAGTGCTTCGACAGCGCGCTCGACGAGATCGCCGCCGCCGGCGCCGACCTCGGCAGGATGGCCGTCCGCTACGCCGAGACCGAGGCGGCCATCACCCGCAACCTCGACGGCCTGCGGCGGAAGCTGGGAGGCTGAGCATGGGCATGGAGCTACCCGGCGAGCTGCGGTCGCTGCTCGGCGTCCTCGGCTACACCTGGCCCGAGGCGGACGAGACCAAACTCTTCGAGATGGGCAACGCCTGGATCGGGTTCTCCGGCACCCTCTCCGGCGTGGTCACCGAGGCGAACACCGGCGCCGCGACGGTCTGGACCCAGCACACCGGTCAGGACATCACCGCGTTCCAGAGCTGGTGGAACAAGGAGGACAGCCCGGCCGACAGCCTGCGCGACGGTGTCACCGCCGCCGTCCTGACCGGGACCGGCCTGATCATCTGCGGCGCGATCGTGCTCGCCCTCAAGGTCGCCGTCATCGTGCAACTGGTCGTCCTGGCCATCCAGATCGCCCAGGCGATCGCCACCGCGGCTGTCACCTTCGGTGCCTCGCTGCTGGAGATCCCGATCTTCCATGCGCTGGCCCGGACCATCGTCGGCAACCTCGTCCAGGAAGCCCTCTGGAAACTCGTCGACGGGTGAGGTGACATGGGCGGGGGTAGAGCAGGCGGCCGGTTGATGCGCGCCGCCTTGCGCTTTCTCAAGCGGACGAAGACGCGTAACCGGCCCGACCGGATGAACCCGCACTTCACCGAGCACGTGATGGGCGGCCACGTGAAGCCGGGCATGCCCAAGGGGTCGGGCTACCACTACCGGCCCGGCGGTGAGGACTTCCCCGGTCGCCGGCTTCAGCCCGGCAGTGTCGTCAAGGATCCCAAGACCGGGGCCTACACCGCCAAACCGGAGTTCTTCGATCCGACGCTGAACCCGCCGCACGGGGCCTGGAAGCCGAAGAAGGGCAACGGCGGGGAAAGCTCGTTCTTCCCCGACGACTGGACGCCGGCCCAGGTCGACAACGCCATCACCGGCGCCTTCCAGAATGCGAAGCCGGTGCCCGGCACCAGCATGTGGCGTGGCACTCACAAGGGCCTGGTGATCGAGGGTTTCTACAATGGCTCGGGCGGCTTCACCCACGGATGGCCGGTCGTCATCCCATGATCCAGAGGACTTCCGTTGGCGTTCATCAGTTTCTCCGTCGATGAGTACCGGCTCCCGCTGTTCAACGTGACCGATCAGCGCTATCGGGCTCTCGGCGCGTGGCTGATCACCGACGTCTCCGTCTCCTACTCGGCATGCCTGGACGCCCTGCAGATGATCGACGACGTGGCGAACGGCCGTCCGCTCGACGAGGGGTGGGACAGCGACAAGTACGAGGTCAGTTTCGCCCCCACCGGCGTCGAGTTCGTCAACGAGTGGGTCGCGGACGAGCGGGGCCGCTACTCGCTGGACGAGACCCGCGAGGCGGTCGAGTCCTACTGGCGGTTCCTGGCCGGCCGCCCGGAGAACCGTGAACTGATCCGCGAATACCGGCCCGACCTGCCGCGATGGCAGGCGGAACTGCTCCAGTGGGAGGAGCGGTGGGGCCGGCCGCATCCGTACCGGGGACGGTTGTTCTGATCCTCGCCGGTCAGCCCGGCCGGTCTCCGCTGTCGCCGGCCAGGCGCGCGGCGCGTACCTCCAGATAACGCCGCTCCGGCAGGCTCGTGGTGGCCCGCGCGGCGGCCAGGTACGCGGCCCGGGCCTCCGTACGGTCACCGGCCATGTCGAGCAGATGCGCGCGGACGGCGGCGAGCCGGTGGTGGCCCGCGGTCCGGTCGTCGGCGTCGAGCGTGGCCAGCAGCGACAGCCCGGCACGCGGGCCGTCCACCATGGCCACGGCGACGGCCTGGTTGAGCGTGACCATCGGGTTCGGCGCGACCCGCGCGAGCACCCGGTAGAGCGCGACGATCTGCCGCCAGTCGGTGTCCTCGGCGGCGGGCGCCTCCGCGTGGACCGCGGCGATGGCCGCCTGCACCTGGTACGGCCCCGGCGCCGACCAGGTGAGCGCCTCGGTCACCAACGCCACCCCCTCGGCGACGGCGTCCCGGTCCCATCGGCTGCGGTCCTGCTCCGCCAGCGGCACCAGCTCACCGTCCGGCCCGGTACGGGCGGCCCGGTGCGCGTCGGTGAGCAGCATCAGCGCCAGCAACCCGGCCACCTCGCCGTCGTCCGGGAGCAGCCGGCGCAGCTCCCGGGTCAGCCGGATCGCCTCTCCGGTCAGCTCGGCCCGGTGCAGCGCCTCGCCGCTGGACGCGGTGTAACCCTCGTTGAAGACCAGGTAGAGCACCCGCAGCACGGCAGCGAGCCGTTCGTCCCGGTCCGCCGGGGACGGCAGCGTGAAACGCGCGCCGGACGCCTCGATCCGCTGCTTCGCCCTGCGGATCCGCTGGCTCATCGTCGCCTCCGGCACCAGGTACGCGCGGGCGATCTCGGCGGTGCTCAACCCGCCCACGGCACGCAGCGTGAGCGCCACCTGCCCGCTGACCGGCAACGCCGGATGGCAGCAGAGGAGCAGCAGCCGCAGCGTGTCGTCCCCGCTGGGCGGATCCTCGTCGGCGGGCGGGGCGACAGTCGCGTACGCGGGCTGCCGGACCGCCACCGCCACCTCGCGTTCCCGGCGGGCGTGCTCGCTGCGCCACTCGTCGGTGAGCCGCCGGGTGGCGACTGTGACCAGCCAGGAGCGGGGACGGTCCGGCAAGCCCTGTTCCGGCCACTGCACGGCGGCGGCGAGCAGCGCCTCCTGCACGGCGTCCTCGCAGGCGTAGAACTGGCCGTGGCGGCGGACGAGCACGCCGAGGACCTGCGGCGCGAGCGTACGCAGCAGGTCCTCGACCACGGTTGCTGTCACATCTCCGTCCCGGCCTGTTCCATCACCGCGCGCACCTCCAGTACGCCGAAACCGTGCCGTACGTCAGGCCAGCGCGCGGCGATCTCGGCGGCCCGCTCCGGGGTCTCGCAGTCGACAGTCAGGTAGCCGGCGAACTGCTCCTTGCTCTCCATGAACGGCCCGTCGGTGACCTCGACGCCGCCACCGGCGGCCGGACGGGCCGTACGGGTCTGCGAGGGGTGAGCGAGCGCCTCGCCGCCGACCAGCTCGCCGGACTCGGTCAGCTCCTTCATGATCTCGTCGACCTCACCGAAGACGGCTGTGCGTTCCGCCTCGGAAAGCTCCTCCACGAAGCCGGGCCGGTTCCAGATCAGCAGCATGTACTTCACGGTGCACTCCTCGGGTGCGGGCCACCGGCGGTGGCGCCTCGCAGACGGGTCGGAGCCGGTCCGCCCGATCCGACATCATCCCCCGGGAAAGGTCAGCGGCCCCCGCGCAGCGGACGGCGTGCCGGGCGGCCCGGGTCGAGCGAGGCCCGGTCGGCGGCGCTGGTGCCGGAGACCCAGCCCTGCTCGTCACGCACCTGGAGGCGGTGCCGGGTGGTGCCCGGAAAGAGCTGGTCGACGCGTTCCCGGACGGCATCCGAGCGGGCCGCGAGCACCGGCAGCAGCCGGTCGTCGTCGAGTTCCTCGGCCGCCGCCGCGCTCGCCTCCCGCAGCCGGTCGCCGATCCGCAGCGCGAACGCGTTGAGGAACGACTCGTCGTAGCCCTTGGTGCGCCGCCCGCCGGCCCTGCCGCGTTCGCCCCGGCCGCGCAGCATCGCGGCGGTGGCCTGCACGAGCAGCGAGGTGTGCAGCAGCTCGACAGCCGCCAGGTCGGCCGGGAAACCGAGCACTGTGGCGAAGCCCAGGTCGTCGGACCAGACCGACTCGCACCGGTTCGCCGCCGCCACCTCCTGGATCAGCAGTGCCTTCGCGGCCGCGTACGGGGCGTCGACGCCGATCCGCACGCCGCCCGGGCCGCCGGACCGCTCGGCCCCGGCGTCGAGCAGCGCCGCGTCGATGCTGTGCCGGGCCATCAGCTCCTGCGCCTTCGCGGTGAACGCCTCCGCCTCGGCCGGGTAGCCGGTCGACTCGGCCTTCGCCAGCAGTGCGCGTACCCGGTCGAGCATCCGGGAACCGCTCGGTGTCGCGGCGGCCAGGGCGGTACCGGCCGAGCCGGGCGGCGGCCGGAGCGCCGCGACCGGCGGAAGCCCCGCCACCAGGACGGCCGCGTCGACCGCGTCCCGCAGCGCGGTGATCCGGTCCCCGTCGGCGCGCCGGTCCAGCCAGCCCGCGTCGTCGTCCCAGCGGGCGCCCGTGCCGGTGAGCTGGTCGTCGAACCAGGCCGGTACCGGCGCGGGCAGGGTGCGCCGCTGCGCGGCCATGACGTCGCGCAGCAGCCGGGCGCCGCGCGGCGTGAGCCGCCGGGTGGCGAGCCGGTCCAGGTCGGCGGGCTGCCAGCCCCGCGGCCAGAGCCGGCCCACGTCGCGCGTGAGCCGGGCGAGCAGCGCCGCGTCCACCGCCGCGCCGTCGGCCACGACGAGCCCGTCGAGGGCTCGCTCGGCTTCGCGTACGTCGGTGCCGCGCGTGGTCGCGACGGCGGCGTCGAGCAGTCGCTCGGCTGGTGACACGGGTGGCTCTCCCTGGACTCCGACAGGCGGCAGGTCGCCCACCCCGGCACCGACGGTACCCGGCCCGCCCGTTCAACCGTCCGGGCCCGGCGTCCGTACTCCTGCCCGGAGCGGGGCGGCGCGACGGACGGAGATCGACGTCGGCGGGCACGAGCGGGGGCTGCACCGGCGGCGGAGATCGCGATCAGGGCGGTTCCTGGCGGTGGTCCTGGTCGGGGCCGTGCTCGCCGCCGGCGGGTACGCCGCGCGGCACCCGGACCTGCTGGACCGCATCGAGGTGCGGCGGACCGTGCCGGCGGCGGCACCGAGCGCGCCCCCAGCGGGCGCCCGCGCCGCGCCGACGCCGGTCCCGGCGGCCGGCCGGGTGGCCCCCGGCATCGGCTACCCGGCCCGGGGCGACGGCACGTTCCGCACCGCCGACACGGTCGGCGCGGTCGCCGGCCGCTCCGGTGAGCTGCTGCGCTACCGGGTCGCGGTGGAGGACGGCATCCGCAACGTGGACGTGGAGCGGTTCGCCCGGGACGTCGCCGCCACCCTCGCCGACCGGCGCGGCTGGACCGGCGACGGCCGGTGGCGGCTGCAACGGGTGGGCCGCGACGACCCGGCCGACTTCACGGTGCTGCTCACCACGCCTGTCACCCGGGGGCGGCTCTGCGGCGACCCGAGTGACCGCTACACGTCCTGCCGCAACGGCGACCAGGTGGTGATCAACGTGGCCCGCTGGGTGTACGGGGTGCCGCACGTGACCGATCTCTCCCGCTACCGGCAGTACCTGCTCAACCACGAGGTCGGCCACCGGCTGGGCCGCGGGCACGAGCGCTGCCCCCGGGCCGGCGGCCCGGCGCCGGTCATGGTGCAGCAGACGCTCGGCCTGCACGGCTGCACCCCGAACCCGTGGCCGCTGGTGGGCGGCGAACCGCTGGCCGGGCCGTCCGGCCAGTACGACGACCCGATCCCGGCCGGGGACCGCTGAGCGACCGGTCGGCCGGGTCGTCACCGGGAGAACGAGGCCCAGATGTTCTTGGTCTTCTCGGTGCCGTACCAGCCGACGTCGAGCGAGACCGACTGGGCCAGGAACAGCCCTCGCCCGCCCGAGTCCATCGGGTGGATGTCGGTCAGCTCCGGCACCGAACTGACGTCGTGGTCGGCCACGTCGAGCAGGAACCGGTCGTCGGTGGCGAGCAGCGTGATGATGGTGGGCGGGCGACCGTGCCGCAGCGCGTTGCTGGCCAGCTCGGTGGCGACCAGCACGACCAGGTGCGGCACCTCGTCGAGGTCCGCACCCTGCACCAGGCCGTGCCGGTTCAGCGCGTCGCGTAGGGAGGCGCGCAGGCCGCGCAGATCCTCGGGACTGTCCAGCACCCACCGCTCCAGCTCTGAGGCCTGCGGCGGCGGCGGCGAGGTGCGCAACTGTCCCATGATCTGTCTTTACCCTGCGTAGCCGTTCGCTAAGCAGGTCAGCGCCGCAGCAGTGCGAACACGCCCCACCCCAGATACTCGCGCTGGAAACGGACGTACCGCACCGGGTCCTCGGTCAGCTCCCGCCGCAGCTCCGGGGCCAGTTCGTCGTCCGGATTGGCGTCCAGCCAGCGGCGCAGGTTCAGCCAGTGCGAGGCGGCGTACCGGTCCCAGCTGTCCTGGTCGGCGAGGACCATCTCGACCAGGTCCCAGCCGCACTCTCCGAACGACTCGACCAGGCCGGGCAGATCCTTGAACTCGTCGCGGGACCGGGCGTGCGAGCCGGTGACGGCCTCGTCGTCGGGCGGGTCACGCCGCCAGTAGGGCTCGCCGACGATCGCCATGCCGCCCGGCCGCAGCGCCCGGTCGAGCAGTTCCAGCGTCCCGGGCACCCCGCCGCCGATCCAGGTCGCGCCGACGCAGGCGGCCACGTCGACCGGCCGCTCCGGGGTGTACGCCGCGGCGTCGTCGTGCACGAAACGTACCCGGCCGGCCACGCCGAGTTCGGCGGCGCGCTGCCGGGCGGCGGCGGTGAAGGCGGTGCTGATGTCGACCCCGGTGCCGGTGATCCCGTGGTCACGGGCCCAGGTGCAGAGCAATTCGCCCTTTCCGCTGCACAGGTCGAGCAGCTCGTCGCCGGGCCGCAGCCGGATCGCCCGGCCCAGCGTGGCCAGCTTGACGTCGTCGAACGGGTTGAGGATGCGCAGCTCGCCTTCGCGAATGGTGAACTGGCGCGGCAGGTCCGGTGGGGTCATTCGTGGAGGGTGCGCCGCCCGGTCACGCGGAGCAACGGAATTCCGGTCTGGGCCGGTCCGGGTCTCCTGAGGTACGGTCACCGCATGGTGGTCGAGGAACACTGGTGGAACGGCGTCAGCAACCCTCGCGGTCGGCGCGACGTCTACATCCGTACCGACGGAAGCCAGTGGCAGGTCCAGGCGCAGATCGGCGGGGCGAGCGGCCGGTCCCGGATCCAGCAGTGCCCGAGCCGCGGCTCGGCGACGATCCTGGCCGGGGCATGGCGCGCGAGCGGTTCCGGCTGGCGCGAGATGCCGCGCTGACCTCACGCTCAGTCACGAGGCCCGTGCACCGCGCGATCGACGAGTGACTCGGCGACCTCACGCAGCTTGCGGTTGGAGTCCTGGGACACCCGGGCCAGGATGGCGAACGCCTCGTCGGCCGAGCAGCGCCGCTGCCCCATGATGATGCCCTTCGCCTGCTCGATCACGGCCCGGCTCTGCATCGCCTCCTGCATCTGCTGCGCCAGCGTCGCCGTGCTCTCGTAGAGGTGGACGTTGGCGAGCGCGATGGCGGCGTACCCGGCCAGCGTCTGCGCCAGCTCGACCTGGCGGTCCAGGACGCCGGGCGATGCGCCGTAGATGTTCAGCGCGCCGACCATCGCCTCCTGGATGGGCAGGCCGATCGACAGCGAACTGGCCGCGCCCGCCGCGTGCGCCCGGGCCGCCCACTCCGGCCAGCGGCTCTCCGCCGCCATGTCCGGCACCAGCATGGCGGTGCCGGTGGTGGCGGCGTCCAGGCACGGGCCGCGGCCCTGCGCGTACTGCCACTCGTCGAGCGTCAGCGCCAGCTCACCGGTGTACGCGGCGGTGTGCGCCTCCGTGCCCTGCACCAGGGTGACCGACACCTCGGCGGTACCGGGCAGGGTGTCCTTGGCGACCTGGGCGATGGTCGACAACACCACGTCGAGGTCGACTTCGTCGTACTTGATCCGGCCGAGTCTGATCAAGGCAGCGGCGAGGTCGGGGTGGGCCTGCGGCATGAGCTGTGACGTCCTTGTGCGAAGCGACGCCGTCGGCCCGGTAGGCCGGGACGGCTGGTGACGGGGATCGGCCCGTGGTGACGGACCAGCATCCCGA
It includes:
- a CDS encoding RNA polymerase sigma factor yields the protein MTATVVEDLLRTLAPQVLGVLVRRHGQFYACEDAVQEALLAAAVQWPEQGLPDRPRSWLVTVATRRLTDEWRSEHARREREVAVAVRQPAYATVAPPADEDPPSGDDTLRLLLLCCHPALPVSGQVALTLRAVGGLSTAEIARAYLVPEATMSQRIRRAKQRIEASGARFTLPSPADRDERLAAVLRVLYLVFNEGYTASSGEALHRAELTGEAIRLTRELRRLLPDDGEVAGLLALMLLTDAHRAARTGPDGELVPLAEQDRSRWDRDAVAEGVALVTEALTWSAPGPYQVQAAIAAVHAEAPAAEDTDWRQIVALYRVLARVAPNPMVTLNQAVAVAMVDGPRAGLSLLATLDADDRTAGHHRLAAVRAHLLDMAGDRTEARAAYLAAARATTSLPERRYLEVRAARLAGDSGDRPG
- a CDS encoding EndoU domain-containing protein, producing the protein MRAALRFLKRTKTRNRPDRMNPHFTEHVMGGHVKPGMPKGSGYHYRPGGEDFPGRRLQPGSVVKDPKTGAYTAKPEFFDPTLNPPHGAWKPKKGNGGESSFFPDDWTPAQVDNAITGAFQNAKPVPGTSMWRGTHKGLVIEGFYNGSGGFTHGWPVVIP
- a CDS encoding CsbD family protein codes for the protein MGLDDKIDNASQDTAGKVKEGVGRATDNERLEAEGRNDQAGAKLKQAGEKIKDAFKS
- a CDS encoding YciI family protein: MLLIWNRPGFVEELSEAERTAVFGEVDEIMKELTESGELVGGEALAHPSQTRTARPAAGGGVEVTDGPFMESKEQFAGYLTVDCETPERAAEIAARWPDVRHGFGVLEVRAVMEQAGTEM
- a CDS encoding metal-sensitive transcriptional regulator, whose amino-acid sequence is MTAPSSPTRGYTASKDQLLARLRRIEGQVRGIEKMVEDDRYCIDVLTQISAIQAALDKVGLGLLDGHARHCMHEGAAEGRADEMATEMMAAVGRLMKRG
- a CDS encoding heavy-metal-associated domain-containing protein codes for the protein METTYQVNGMTCGHCVNSVSTELSALPGVTDVQVDLAGGRVTVTSQNPLDVDTVRAAVDEAGYDLVGV
- a CDS encoding SHOCT domain-containing protein, which codes for MMWQSPMMGWMWIWSLLVLGVLAGLVWAAVRWTGPQYLGPTTARRILDERYARGEIDEDEYRRRRAGLA
- a CDS encoding YbaB/EbfC family nucleoid-associated protein, coding for MADPADPSGFGRVLSETMAALQRQTDAGEQVAPPEGVGEAADGLIRVTAGPPGQVTGLTLDPRVMRMASEALAEEIEAAVNAALADLREQAATAPGEVDLGSLGEQLRRIQADAGRQFSMFTDALMQAQDRLARQDGR
- a CDS encoding heavy metal translocating P-type ATPase, with translation MTATGKALPTAPNLIELAIGGMTCASCAARIEKKLNRMDGVEATVNYATEKATVRYADDIAPADLIATVEKTGYTAVVPPPPEQAEAAAAGEPVDELRTARTRLWVSAVLTLPVIVLAMVPAWQFDYWQWASLTLAAPVVVWGGLPFHRAALINLRHGAATMDTLVSLGTLAAFGWSLWALFLGDAGMPGMKHPFSLDITRGDGAGNIYLEAAAGVTVFILAGRYFEARSKRTAGSALRALLELGAKDVAVLRDGQETRIPVGRLAVGDRFVVRPGEKIATDGVVEEGTSAVDASMLTGESVPVEVGQGDAVVGATVNAGGRLVVRATRVGGDTQLAQMARLVEQAQTGKAAVQRLADRISGVFVPIVIALAAGTLGWWLGTGSGPTAAFTAAVAVLIIACPCALGLATPTALLVGTGRGAQLGVLIKGPEVLESTRRVDTVVLDKTGTVTTGRMALAEVLPADGEDADELLRVAGALEAASEHPIARAVAEAAAEAGPLPPVGEFANAEGLGVTGTVDGRTVVVGRARLLRERGLDVPEEVERAATGAEAAGRTAILAGWDGRARGVLAVADAVKPTSRAAVARLRELGLKPVLLTGDNTTVAKAVAAEVGIDEVIAEVLPADKVDVVERLQREGRVVAMVGDGVNDAAALARADLGLAMGTGTDAAIEAADLTLVRGDLMAAADAIRLSRRTLAIIKGNLFWAFAYNVAALPLAAAGLLNPMLAGAAMAFSSVFVVGNSLRLRSFRPIG